A genome region from Gemmatimonadota bacterium includes the following:
- the hpaE gene encoding 5-carboxymethyl-2-hydroxymuconate semialdehyde dehydrogenase, translated as MASEKHPNQVKAEGFLTRFRETGIGHLIGGSSVPSASGDTFENATPIDNTALCTVAHGAAEEIDDAARTATAAFRDWRDTTGAERKRLLHRVADLIDKNGEEIALLETFDTGQPIRFMSKAAARAAENFRFFADRAESASDGLSLPAAGHLNYTLRQPIGPVGVITPWNTPFMLSTWKMAPALAAGCTVVHKPAEWSPVTAMRLAELVHEAGVPPGVVNVVNGIGETTGRSLTAHPDIKAIGFVGDTRTGRAIMSQGAETLKRVHFELGGKNPVVVFADADLERALDAAVFMIYSLNGERCTSGSRLLVERSIYGPFIDRLAERVKCVRIGNPFDPETELGPMIHPFHLEKVLGYVSAGREEGATLVAGGGRPVNERSGNYFEATLFGDADRSMRIAREEVFGPFLTAIPFDTEAEALDIANDIDYGLAAYLWTRDVTRAHAFAQRLEAGMVWVNSENVRHLPTPFGGMKSSGIGRDGGDYSFDFYMETKNIDIALEHHPVPKLGKR; from the coding sequence ATAGCCAGCGAAAAGCACCCGAACCAGGTCAAGGCGGAAGGATTCCTCACCCGGTTCCGCGAAACGGGCATAGGCCACCTCATCGGCGGCTCGTCCGTGCCATCCGCCAGCGGTGATACGTTCGAGAACGCCACGCCCATCGACAATACCGCGCTTTGCACCGTCGCGCACGGCGCGGCGGAGGAGATCGATGACGCGGCCCGCACGGCGACGGCCGCCTTCAGGGACTGGCGGGATACGACCGGGGCCGAGAGAAAACGCCTGCTGCACCGGGTTGCCGACCTGATCGATAAAAACGGCGAAGAGATCGCCCTGCTGGAGACCTTCGATACCGGCCAGCCCATACGCTTCATGTCCAAGGCCGCGGCACGCGCCGCCGAGAACTTCCGGTTCTTCGCGGACCGCGCCGAAAGCGCCTCGGACGGCCTGTCGCTGCCGGCGGCCGGACACCTGAATTATACGCTGAGGCAACCCATCGGACCGGTGGGCGTCATCACGCCCTGGAACACGCCCTTCATGCTCAGCACGTGGAAGATGGCGCCCGCGCTGGCGGCCGGCTGCACAGTCGTGCACAAACCCGCGGAATGGAGCCCGGTCACGGCCATGCGCCTGGCCGAGTTGGTCCACGAGGCGGGTGTTCCGCCGGGCGTGGTCAACGTAGTCAACGGCATCGGCGAGACCACGGGAAGGTCGCTTACCGCGCACCCGGATATCAAGGCTATCGGCTTCGTGGGAGACACGCGGACCGGCCGGGCGATCATGAGCCAGGGCGCGGAGACCCTCAAACGGGTGCATTTCGAACTGGGCGGCAAGAACCCGGTCGTCGTCTTCGCCGACGCGGACCTGGAACGCGCCCTGGACGCCGCGGTGTTCATGATCTACAGCCTCAACGGCGAGCGGTGCACCTCGGGCAGCCGCCTGCTGGTGGAGCGGTCCATTTACGGTCCATTTATCGATCGGCTCGCCGAACGCGTGAAGTGTGTCCGTATTGGAAATCCCTTCGACCCGGAGACTGAGCTGGGCCCCATGATCCATCCGTTTCATCTCGAGAAGGTGCTGGGCTACGTGTCAGCCGGGCGAGAGGAAGGCGCCACCCTGGTGGCCGGAGGCGGCAGGCCGGTCAATGAAAGATCGGGGAACTACTTCGAGGCCACGCTTTTCGGGGATGCCGACCGGTCCATGCGTATCGCCCGGGAGGAGGTTTTCGGCCCCTTTCTCACCGCTATCCCCTTCGACACGGAAGCAGAAGCCCTCGACATCGCCAACGACATCGACTATGGCCTGGCCGCTTATCTCTGGACGCGCGACGTCACCCGGGCCCATGCCTTCGCCCAGCGCCTCGAAGCGGGCATGGTCTGGGTGAATTCGGAGAACGTGCGCCATCTGCCCACGCCCTTCGGCGGCATGAAGTCGAGCGGGATCGGCCGGGACGGGGGCGACTACAGCTTCGACTTCTACATGGAAACGAAGAACATCGACATCGCCCTCGAACACCACCCCGTACCGAAACTGGGCAAGCGTTGA
- a CDS encoding fumarylacetoacetate hydrolase family protein: MKTARFACNGQVLEAVYENGQLMVGTVAYDPEDVMFLPPVAHTSKAIGVALGYTEHAKELNLDLPEEPILFNKMPQTFIGHRAKIVVPPEFDYLHYECELVAVIGRPARKVKAVQALDYVGGYTIGNDLTIRDFVSNYFRPPIKAKGFDTFGPLGPYLTTADEIDPTDVHLRTYVNGELRQEGWSGDLRHSIAELIEYITAYMTLNPGDMIWSGTPDGISHIHAGDRLRLEVDGLGALENDVVASLEERAS, from the coding sequence ATGAAAACTGCGCGTTTCGCCTGCAACGGCCAGGTCCTCGAGGCCGTCTACGAGAACGGACAACTCATGGTGGGCACGGTCGCCTATGACCCGGAGGACGTCATGTTCCTGCCTCCGGTGGCCCATACGAGCAAGGCCATCGGCGTCGCGCTGGGTTACACCGAGCACGCGAAGGAACTGAACCTGGACCTGCCCGAGGAACCCATCCTGTTCAACAAGATGCCCCAGACCTTCATCGGACACCGTGCCAAAATCGTCGTCCCCCCGGAATTCGACTACCTGCATTACGAATGCGAACTCGTCGCCGTGATCGGCCGGCCGGCCCGGAAGGTAAAGGCCGTACAGGCCCTGGACTACGTGGGCGGCTATACCATCGGAAACGACCTGACGATCCGGGATTTCGTGAGCAACTACTTCCGGCCGCCGATCAAGGCGAAGGGATTCGATACCTTCGGTCCGCTCGGCCCCTATCTGACCACCGCGGACGAGATCGATCCCACCGACGTGCACCTGCGCACCTATGTAAACGGGGAACTGCGCCAGGAAGGCTGGTCCGGCGACCTGCGCCACAGCATCGCCGAGTTGATCGAGTACATCACCGCCTACATGACCCTGAACCCGGGGGACATGATCTGGTCGGGCACGCCGGACGGCATTTCCCACATCCACGCGGGCGACCGGCTCCGGCTGGAAGTGGACGGACTGGGCGCGCTGGAAAACGACGTGGTGGCCAGTCTCGAGGAGCGTGCATCATAG
- a CDS encoding thiamine pyrophosphate-binding protein translates to MDEMTTAEAIVRTLVSHGTDTVFGLPGVQNDALYNAFYDHRDRIRVIHTRHEQGAAYMALGYALSTDRAGVYNVVPGPGFLNSTAALCTAYATNAKVLCLTGEIPSRFIGREVGQLHEINDQLRVLRSLTKWSARVTGPAEAPARTAEALRQLNSGRPRPVGLECPWDALAAEGKVDRIPGPLPIAPVPVDAEALETAARILGRAENPMIFVGRGAMNVSEEVRQLAEMLQAPVIGYRTGRGVLDSRHYLSHTNPTGHRLWPKVDVALAVGSRLEIPQLNWGVDENLTIVRIDADRSAHDRIAMPDLPITARTENAMPLLIPLVEKYNRRRASRKDEMLTLKAETAAMLASLEPQIAYLGVIREELGEDGLFVEELTQVGYASRQVMPVYKPYTFISTGYQGTLGWGFPTALGVKVAHPEKPVISIAGDGGFMFGVQELATAVQHQIALVTVVFNDNAYGNVKRMQKTLYGNRVIASDLRNPDFAKLAESFGARGLRARTPDELRGAIREGFKEEGPTLVEVPVGEMPDVDRFKRGHRVRGGGGDA, encoded by the coding sequence ATGGATGAAATGACCACCGCCGAAGCGATCGTCCGGACCCTCGTTTCTCACGGGACCGATACGGTTTTCGGGCTGCCGGGCGTGCAGAACGACGCGCTGTACAACGCGTTCTACGACCACCGCGACCGTATCCGGGTCATTCACACCCGCCACGAACAGGGCGCGGCCTACATGGCCCTGGGATACGCCCTCTCGACAGACCGGGCCGGCGTCTACAACGTGGTTCCGGGACCGGGGTTCCTCAACAGCACCGCCGCCCTGTGCACGGCTTACGCCACCAACGCGAAGGTCCTGTGCCTGACCGGGGAGATCCCCTCCCGGTTCATCGGACGGGAAGTGGGCCAGCTTCACGAAATAAACGATCAATTACGGGTGCTTCGTTCCCTGACCAAGTGGTCCGCCCGCGTCACGGGACCTGCCGAAGCGCCCGCCAGGACGGCCGAAGCCCTGCGGCAGTTGAATTCGGGCAGGCCCCGTCCCGTGGGCCTGGAATGCCCCTGGGACGCGCTGGCGGCCGAAGGAAAGGTGGATCGGATTCCCGGCCCGCTGCCCATCGCGCCGGTCCCGGTAGATGCGGAGGCGCTCGAAACGGCCGCACGCATCCTCGGACGGGCCGAGAACCCCATGATCTTCGTGGGCCGCGGGGCCATGAACGTGTCCGAAGAGGTTCGCCAGCTCGCGGAAATGCTCCAGGCGCCGGTGATCGGGTACCGGACGGGCCGGGGGGTACTGGACAGCCGCCACTACCTCAGCCACACCAACCCCACGGGACACAGGTTGTGGCCGAAGGTGGACGTGGCGCTGGCCGTGGGCTCCCGCCTCGAGATACCCCAGCTGAACTGGGGCGTGGACGAGAACCTGACGATCGTTCGCATCGACGCGGACCGTTCGGCCCACGACCGGATCGCCATGCCGGACCTGCCCATCACGGCGCGAACCGAGAATGCCATGCCCCTGCTGATTCCCCTGGTCGAGAAATACAACCGGCGCCGCGCATCCCGAAAGGACGAAATGCTGACCCTGAAAGCGGAAACGGCGGCCATGCTGGCGTCTCTGGAACCCCAGATCGCCTATCTCGGAGTCATCCGGGAAGAACTGGGCGAGGACGGCCTGTTCGTGGAAGAGCTGACCCAGGTCGGCTATGCCAGCCGGCAGGTGATGCCGGTGTACAAGCCCTATACGTTCATCTCCACCGGTTACCAGGGCACCCTGGGCTGGGGCTTTCCCACGGCCCTGGGCGTCAAGGTCGCCCACCCGGAAAAACCGGTCATCTCCATCGCCGGAGACGGTGGCTTCATGTTCGGCGTGCAGGAGCTGGCCACGGCGGTGCAGCATCAAATCGCCCTGGTCACGGTCGTTTTCAACGACAATGCCTACGGAAACGTGAAACGCATGCAGAAGACCCTGTACGGCAACCGGGTCATCGCGTCAGACCTGCGAAACCCCGATTTCGCAAAACTGGCGGAATCGTTCGGCGCCAGGGGGCTGCGAGCGCGTACGCCCGACGAACTGCGCGGGGCGATCCGCGAGGGGTTCAAGGAAGAGGGGCCGACCCTGGTGGAGGTCCCCGTGGGCGAGATGCCCGACGTCGACCGGTTCAAGCGAGGCCACCGGGTGAGAGGAGGAGGCGGGGACGCGTAG